The Akkermansia sp. N21116 genome includes a region encoding these proteins:
- a CDS encoding phage Gp37/Gp68 family protein, with protein MAKNSSIEWTHHTFNPWWGCTKVSPACANCYAETWAKRVGCDIWGANAKRRFFGDKHWHEPVLWDKASKVKGIRHRVFCASMSDIFEPRSELSPWRDKLWELILKTPNLDWLLLTKHPDQIQYFCPWVNNWPDNVWLGTTVENQEYANKRIPHLLQHSAKIRFLSCEPLLGPLDITSWQNGIDWVITGGESGPKARPMHPDWVRKLRDQCQVADIPFHFKQWGHWAPEETLTDIQKRHTVELLGQRMVGLGKKRAGRELDGDEWNGFPYRRIVTC; from the coding sequence ATGGCCAAAAATTCTTCCATTGAATGGACTCATCATACTTTCAATCCGTGGTGGGGTTGTACAAAAGTATCTCCTGCCTGTGCCAATTGTTACGCTGAAACTTGGGCCAAACGTGTCGGGTGTGATATTTGGGGGGCTAATGCCAAAAGACGGTTTTTCGGAGATAAACACTGGCATGAACCTGTCTTATGGGATAAAGCATCGAAAGTAAAAGGAATCAGACATCGAGTCTTTTGCGCTTCGATGTCTGATATTTTCGAACCCCGTTCTGAACTTTCGCCTTGGCGTGATAAATTATGGGAACTAATCCTAAAAACGCCTAATCTTGATTGGTTGTTGCTAACCAAGCATCCCGATCAAATCCAATATTTCTGTCCTTGGGTAAATAATTGGCCAGATAATGTATGGCTAGGTACTACCGTAGAAAATCAAGAATACGCCAATAAACGTATTCCACATCTATTACAACATTCAGCTAAAATACGTTTCTTAAGTTGTGAGCCTCTTCTAGGGCCCTTGGACATTACTTCATGGCAAAACGGCATTGATTGGGTTATTACAGGTGGTGAAAGTGGGCCAAAAGCACGTCCTATGCACCCGGATTGGGTCAGAAAACTTCGTGACCAATGCCAAGTTGCTGATATTCCGTTCCATTTCAAACAATGGGGACATTGGGCTCCTGAAGAAACTCTCACCGATATTCAAAAACGTCATACCGTGGAGTTACTTGGGCAGAGGATGGTAGGTCTTGGTAAAAAACGCGCAGGGAGAGAGCTAGATGGAGATGAATGGAATGGTTTTCCATATCGGCGTATTGTCACATGTTAA
- a CDS encoding DUF932 domain-containing protein, producing MNNQTFTHELYRNRDNSPLDRNQVRRVAPSVFADREDDSRSKKYRFVSSDSLLDQMEEAGFLVVGAQEQRTRKPDGTPTRKHLIRFAHRDVLEHNREQRIEVVMINSHNGSCSYQLMAGIFRLVCTNGLIVGARIAAINIRHMGHTGEDVIAASLRLASETPRIMDDIRRMQGVELPYKRQADFVHEAARLRMGDDYEDRIRPEALLSPRRWNDIGFTAGGPATVWQCFNRVQENLIRGGVPLKPQKEGAYRRRSLRALNGIDGNTRLNRELWDLADSYTLNN from the coding sequence ATGAATAATCAAACATTCACCCACGAACTCTATCGCAACCGCGACAACAGCCCGCTGGATAGAAACCAGGTCCGGCGTGTCGCACCCTCCGTCTTTGCCGACCGCGAGGACGACAGCCGTTCGAAGAAATATCGCTTCGTCTCTTCCGACTCCCTACTCGACCAGATGGAAGAAGCCGGGTTCCTCGTCGTTGGAGCCCAGGAACAACGCACACGAAAACCTGACGGCACTCCCACCCGCAAGCACCTGATTCGCTTCGCCCACCGGGACGTGCTGGAACACAACCGTGAGCAGCGCATCGAAGTGGTCATGATCAACAGTCACAACGGCAGCTGCTCCTACCAGCTCATGGCCGGGATTTTCCGGCTGGTCTGCACTAATGGTCTGATTGTCGGGGCTCGTATTGCCGCCATCAACATCCGTCACATGGGACATACCGGGGAGGATGTGATTGCGGCCAGTCTCCGGCTGGCCTCCGAAACGCCCCGTATCATGGACGACATTCGCCGCATGCAGGGAGTGGAACTCCCCTACAAGCGGCAGGCGGACTTCGTTCATGAAGCGGCCCGGCTGCGAATGGGAGACGACTACGAAGACAGGATACGTCCTGAAGCCCTCCTGTCCCCCCGGCGCTGGAACGATATCGGCTTTACGGCGGGAGGCCCGGCTACCGTCTGGCAGTGCTTCAACCGGGTTCAGGAAAACCTGATCCGGGGAGGCGTTCCCTTGAAGCCACAGAAGGAAGGTGCTTATCGCCGCCGTTCCCTGCGGGCGCTCAACGGTATTGACGGCAATACGCGCCTGAACCGGGAGCTCTGGGATCTGGCCGACAGCTACACCCTGAACAACTGA
- a CDS encoding type IV toxin-antitoxin system AbiEi family antitoxin domain-containing protein has protein sequence MTKMQKMNQLPVHAVMTTKELRQRGFTNQDLTRAGKEGVLVHYGYGVWARHVPLCLYEALKTFQKESQSCHIGGRTILHLLLGAPKPERIQLFDHREAGKYPNAFNYSGRIQTVPCRIFNDEYFFDECCGIIERDGLYWSTPARALLESIDMIGNLDDCRIIIRAMEQLEEMDMDDLGRVLECCQREKVKRWFFYLASKVSQDWAWACTRDSVVRKALSNSIYSLQTPGTYVSDFRITVPEELEREFPRYMPFGLS, from the coding sequence ATGACGAAAATGCAGAAAATGAACCAGCTACCTGTCCATGCCGTGATGACGACGAAGGAACTCAGGCAGCGAGGCTTTACCAACCAGGATCTGACCCGTGCCGGGAAAGAAGGTGTTCTTGTCCATTACGGGTACGGAGTTTGGGCTCGTCACGTTCCTCTCTGTCTGTATGAAGCGCTGAAAACATTCCAGAAAGAATCGCAGAGTTGCCACATAGGTGGACGAACCATTCTGCACCTTCTGCTCGGGGCGCCTAAACCGGAACGAATACAATTGTTTGATCACCGGGAAGCAGGAAAGTATCCGAATGCTTTTAATTATTCGGGGCGGATTCAGACAGTTCCATGCAGAATATTCAACGACGAATACTTTTTTGATGAATGCTGCGGTATCATCGAACGTGACGGACTGTACTGGTCTACTCCTGCCCGGGCATTGCTTGAGAGCATTGACATGATCGGGAATCTTGATGATTGCCGTATTATCATCCGGGCCATGGAGCAACTGGAAGAAATGGACATGGATGATCTGGGGCGGGTCCTGGAATGCTGCCAGAGGGAAAAGGTCAAGCGCTGGTTCTTCTACCTTGCCTCCAAGGTGTCGCAGGATTGGGCATGGGCTTGTACCCGGGACTCGGTTGTCCGGAAAGCCCTGTCGAACAGCATATATTCTCTGCAAACACCGGGAACGTACGTTTCTGATTTCAGGATCACGGTACCGGAAGAGCTGGAACGAGAATTCCCCCGTTATATGCCTTTCGGACTTTCCTGA
- a CDS encoding acyltransferase translates to MLEAQISTAAFADTKKHYNILDGLRGVAAITVVWFHIFEAFATSHVDQRINHGYLAVDFFFILSGFVVGYAYDDRWGKMGIKEFLKRRVIRLHPMVVMGAVIGAIMFYFQGCSVWDVSVVSITALFIATFVNTLLIPATPRTEIRGLGEMYPLNGPSWSLFFEYIGNILYALFIRKLSTRNLSLLVFVAGCGLATFAILGPYGDICAGFSLNGTDFTGGFLRLMFSFSAGLLLIRLFKPIHIKGAFWICSLAIVALLSVPRIGGEEHLWMNGVYDTACFAVFFPILVYLGASGKTTDNFTRQICNFLGNISYPLYMVHYPFIYLYYAWVKNGNLTFRESLPGAVAVVIGSIVLAYVCLRWYDMPVRKYLTDRFLKKKISAKN, encoded by the coding sequence ATGCTAGAAGCACAAATCTCTACGGCTGCATTTGCGGATACAAAAAAGCATTACAATATTCTTGATGGGTTACGCGGGGTGGCGGCCATCACGGTCGTATGGTTCCATATATTCGAAGCTTTTGCCACCAGCCATGTCGACCAAAGAATCAACCATGGTTATCTGGCTGTCGACTTCTTCTTTATCTTGTCAGGATTCGTGGTCGGCTATGCTTATGATGATCGCTGGGGAAAAATGGGGATCAAGGAATTCCTCAAGCGCAGAGTCATACGCCTGCATCCGATGGTTGTCATGGGCGCCGTCATCGGAGCAATCATGTTCTATTTCCAGGGGTGTTCCGTATGGGACGTATCGGTAGTAAGCATTACGGCTCTGTTCATCGCTACATTTGTGAATACATTACTGATCCCTGCAACTCCTAGGACGGAAATTCGAGGATTGGGGGAAATGTATCCTTTGAACGGCCCAAGCTGGTCTCTGTTTTTCGAATACATAGGCAATATCCTCTATGCCCTGTTCATCCGCAAGCTTTCGACCAGAAATCTATCCTTGCTGGTTTTCGTTGCCGGATGTGGTTTGGCAACGTTTGCAATACTGGGACCTTACGGCGACATATGCGCCGGGTTCTCTCTAAACGGGACGGATTTTACCGGAGGATTCCTGCGGCTCATGTTTTCCTTCTCTGCGGGATTACTTCTCATCCGGCTCTTCAAACCTATTCACATTAAAGGAGCATTTTGGATCTGCAGCCTGGCTATCGTCGCCCTCCTGTCCGTTCCACGTATAGGCGGAGAAGAACATCTGTGGATGAACGGTGTGTATGATACCGCATGCTTCGCCGTCTTTTTCCCCATTCTCGTCTATCTCGGTGCCTCGGGCAAGACAACCGACAACTTTACGAGGCAAATATGCAACTTCCTGGGAAATATATCCTACCCTCTGTATATGGTACACTACCCTTTTATCTACCTGTATTATGCATGGGTAAAGAACGGAAATCTTACCTTCAGAGAATCGTTGCCCGGTGCGGTAGCAGTTGTAATCGGGAGCATCGTTTTAGCCTATGTCTGCTTAAGATGGTACGATATGCCTGTTCGAAAATACTTAACAGACAGATTCCTGAAGAAAAAAATCAGCGCAAAAAACTAA
- a CDS encoding serine/threonine-protein kinase gives MEPSLFSPNNYLPIDTELGNYQIKGVLGQGGFGITYWAIDRQLGREVVLKEHFPSGLCKRNQENAEVIPVDDSWGKAYNRSLDSFCKEARIVAALDHPGIVRIHDIFQALGTAYAVMSLVEGCTLDQWLEQHADDSKVVQDLLLQLLDILDYLHSKEVLHRDIKPSNIIVKESGKPVLLDFGAALDGLPQETITVMASPAFSPPEQYSGHGNMGPWSDLFALGRSFISCLGEKLDSYPKPAKESNQTGH, from the coding sequence ATGGAACCGTCTCTCTTCTCTCCCAATAATTATCTTCCTATAGATACCGAACTGGGGAATTACCAGATCAAGGGAGTCCTGGGTCAAGGCGGCTTCGGCATCACTTACTGGGCGATAGACCGGCAACTTGGCCGTGAAGTCGTCCTGAAAGAACATTTTCCATCCGGTTTATGCAAAAGGAATCAGGAAAACGCAGAAGTAATTCCCGTCGATGATTCTTGGGGAAAGGCCTATAACCGTTCCCTGGATTCATTTTGCAAGGAAGCCCGTATTGTGGCAGCGTTGGATCATCCCGGTATTGTCCGTATCCATGATATTTTCCAGGCATTGGGAACAGCTTATGCAGTAATGTCCCTGGTGGAAGGCTGTACTCTGGATCAATGGCTGGAACAACACGCCGATGACAGTAAAGTCGTACAGGATCTTCTGCTTCAGTTGTTGGATATTCTCGATTATCTGCATTCAAAGGAAGTCCTCCATAGGGATATCAAGCCCTCAAACATCATCGTCAAGGAGAGCGGAAAACCTGTCCTACTGGATTTCGGTGCAGCCTTGGATGGATTGCCTCAGGAAACCATTACTGTTATGGCCTCTCCTGCCTTTTCTCCTCCTGAACAATATTCGGGACATGGGAATATGGGACCTTGGTCTGATTTATTTGCCCTGGGAAGATCATTTATCAGTTGCTTAGGGGAAAAGCTGGACTCGTATCCCAAGCCCGCTAAAGAAAGCAACCAGACTGGACATTGA
- a CDS encoding TRL-like family protein, protein MKKLLILPLVAATGALSSCVAPVGLVYSDINLPSGISSAPGKKVGKSQSRSYFALVATGDSSVEAAKNNGGITSVSSVDTKIENILGVAKYTTTVTGN, encoded by the coding sequence ATGAAGAAGTTACTCATATTACCTTTAGTTGCTGCTACAGGCGCTTTGTCCAGCTGCGTTGCTCCCGTAGGACTCGTATATTCTGATATCAATTTGCCTTCGGGGATTTCCTCCGCCCCCGGTAAAAAAGTCGGTAAGTCTCAATCAAGATCATATTTTGCCTTGGTCGCAACAGGCGACTCATCTGTAGAGGCGGCTAAAAATAATGGGGGTATAACGTCTGTTTCTTCCGTGGACACAAAAATAGAAAACATTCTTGGAGTAGCAAAATACACGACAACAGTTACAGGCAACTAA
- a CDS encoding helix-turn-helix domain-containing protein, producing the protein MDQDLQQFQTPGQYIQFLLEEKGWSQKVLAVVLQVDEAIVNKIISGKKNLDAKMAIALSDTFSIPADAFLTLQKKYELALAQILTKEDPARFRRAQLFASLPIPEMIKRGWLNVSTYKDVEKVEKELLNFFQTDSFSEIQNLPHASKKTDSGKAATPTQIAWIYRVKAIASEMLVGRYSLAAAKASLPKLKELLVSPVATRKVSRILAECGIRFVIVETLKGAKIDGVCLWLDDKSPVIGMSLRFDRIDNFWFVLRHELEHVIQEHGKTNPMLDVNLQIEEHDHEGVINEEESIANAAAAEFCVPQKQLKSFIVRKRPFFYDRDIIGFSKTIDRHPGLIAGQLRFQLKTYNRFNSHLAKIRSIVTRESISDGWGNIVPLN; encoded by the coding sequence ATGGATCAAGACCTTCAACAATTCCAAACACCTGGACAATACATTCAGTTCTTACTGGAAGAAAAAGGATGGAGCCAAAAAGTGCTTGCTGTCGTTTTGCAAGTAGATGAGGCTATTGTAAACAAAATTATTTCTGGTAAAAAAAACTTGGATGCTAAAATGGCGATCGCTCTATCGGATACTTTTTCTATTCCGGCAGATGCATTTCTAACTTTACAAAAAAAATACGAACTTGCTTTAGCCCAAATATTGACAAAAGAGGATCCTGCGAGATTTCGGCGTGCACAATTATTTGCGTCTTTGCCAATACCTGAGATGATAAAACGTGGATGGCTTAATGTTTCTACATATAAAGATGTAGAAAAAGTAGAAAAAGAACTATTGAATTTTTTTCAAACAGACTCCTTTTCCGAAATTCAAAATCTCCCACATGCGAGTAAAAAAACAGATTCAGGGAAAGCAGCGACTCCTACACAAATTGCATGGATTTATAGAGTTAAGGCAATTGCCTCGGAAATGCTTGTTGGACGTTATTCTCTCGCTGCGGCAAAAGCCTCTCTGCCAAAACTAAAAGAATTATTAGTTTCTCCAGTCGCAACAAGAAAAGTATCTAGAATACTTGCGGAATGTGGGATTCGCTTCGTAATTGTTGAGACTTTAAAAGGTGCTAAAATTGATGGTGTATGCTTGTGGTTAGATGATAAAAGCCCTGTTATTGGCATGTCGCTTAGATTTGATCGAATAGACAATTTTTGGTTTGTTTTACGACATGAACTTGAACATGTTATCCAAGAACATGGGAAAACAAATCCTATGCTAGATGTAAATTTACAAATAGAAGAGCATGATCATGAGGGTGTTATTAATGAAGAAGAGTCAATAGCAAATGCTGCCGCAGCAGAATTTTGTGTTCCTCAAAAACAACTTAAAAGTTTCATCGTCCGTAAACGACCATTCTTTTATGATAGAGATATAATTGGTTTTTCAAAAACAATAGATAGACATCCTGGTCTAATTGCTGGACAATTAAGATTTCAATTAAAAACATATAATAGATTTAATTCTCATTTAGCTAAAATAAGATCTATTGTGACAAGAGAAAGCATTAGTGATGGCTGGGGAAATATTGTACCTTTGAATTAA
- a CDS encoding Txe/YoeB family addiction module toxin, whose product MIIGFSSCAWEDYLYWQKEDKKLLKRINLLIDDAVKNPTGGIGNTEALKHNLSGWYSKRITHEHRMIYRVSGNMLEIISLKTHYGI is encoded by the coding sequence ATGATCATTGGATTCAGTTCTTGTGCCTGGGAGGACTATCTATATTGGCAAAAGGAAGACAAGAAGCTTCTCAAGCGGATCAATCTTCTCATTGACGATGCTGTGAAGAACCCAACAGGAGGTATCGGCAATACCGAAGCCTTGAAGCACAACCTATCCGGATGGTATTCCAAGCGCATTACTCACGAACACAGGATGATCTACAGGGTTTCCGGTAATATGCTGGAAATCATTTCCTTGAAAACGCATTATGGGATTTAG
- a CDS encoding type II toxin-antitoxin system prevent-host-death family antitoxin: MTTITYSAARKELAQTIKNVLDNREPITISKKEGKVIMMPLDDWNAWQETFTLLSNPHMAQKLEQGIEELNNNRNIIRKSQEDLKSLEQ, encoded by the coding sequence ATGACAACGATCACTTATTCGGCTGCTCGAAAAGAACTGGCCCAAACCATCAAAAACGTCCTGGACAACCGCGAACCAATCACTATTTCAAAGAAGGAAGGCAAAGTCATCATGATGCCCTTGGACGATTGGAACGCCTGGCAAGAAACATTCACACTTCTCTCCAATCCTCATATGGCCCAGAAACTGGAACAGGGCATTGAAGAGCTCAACAACAATCGCAACATCATTCGGAAGTCTCAGGAGGATCTCAAATCTCTGGAACAATGA
- the ruvB gene encoding Holliday junction branch migration DNA helicase RuvB, with amino-acid sequence MGESLYTRMAEAPTTSFDLSLRPPAFSEFCGQEKIKDRLMLMVEAARQRGDVLDHVLLSGPPGLGKTTLANIIANAVGHRIHTTSGPQIEKAGDLAGILTNLEKGDLLFIDEIHRLHPAIEEYLYPAMEDFRLDIIIDQGPSARSIQLNLPKFTLVGATTRAGMLTSPLRSRFGLVNRLDYYTAEELCTIITRSAGLLDVPVEYEGVRQIALRSRGTPRVANSLLRWVRDFAQVRGNGVITSEVAVAALGMIEIDADGLDEMDKRLLEAMIYKFNGGPVGLSSLAVAVGEDASTLEDVHEPFLIMQGYISRTPRGRVAMPSAYEKVGAALPRDGQQAWLL; translated from the coding sequence ATGGGCGAATCTCTTTATACCCGGATGGCCGAGGCTCCGACGACTTCGTTTGATCTGTCGCTGAGACCTCCTGCGTTCAGTGAGTTCTGCGGCCAGGAGAAGATCAAGGATCGCTTGATGTTGATGGTGGAGGCGGCGCGGCAACGCGGCGATGTGTTGGATCATGTTTTGTTGAGCGGACCGCCGGGGTTGGGGAAGACGACGCTTGCGAATATTATTGCGAATGCTGTGGGGCACCGGATTCATACGACGTCCGGCCCTCAGATTGAAAAGGCGGGTGATCTGGCCGGAATTCTGACGAATTTGGAGAAGGGAGATCTTCTGTTTATTGATGAGATTCACCGTTTGCATCCGGCGATTGAGGAGTATTTATACCCGGCGATGGAGGATTTCCGGTTGGATATTATTATTGACCAGGGCCCGAGTGCTCGATCGATCCAATTGAATTTGCCGAAGTTTACGTTGGTCGGGGCGACGACTCGTGCAGGGATGTTGACGAGTCCCCTCCGTTCCCGGTTCGGGTTGGTGAACCGCCTGGATTATTATACGGCGGAGGAGTTGTGTACGATTATTACTCGTTCGGCGGGGTTGTTGGATGTGCCGGTGGAGTATGAGGGGGTTCGTCAGATAGCGTTGAGGTCGCGCGGAACTCCCCGCGTGGCTAATTCTTTGTTGCGCTGGGTTCGCGATTTTGCGCAGGTGAGGGGGAATGGGGTGATTACTTCGGAGGTGGCCGTGGCGGCATTGGGTATGATTGAGATTGATGCCGATGGTCTGGATGAGATGGATAAGCGCCTTTTGGAGGCGATGATCTATAAGTTTAATGGAGGACCGGTCGGTTTGTCGTCGCTTGCGGTTGCTGTGGGTGAGGATGCATCGACGCTGGAGGATGTCCATGAACCGTTTTTGATTATGCAGGGATATATTTCCCGGACGCCGCGCGGTCGTGTGGCGATGCCTTCGGCCTATGAGAAGGTGGGGGCGGCTCTTCCTCGCGACGGCCAGCAAGCGTGGCTGCTTTAG
- a CDS encoding beta-ketoacyl-ACP synthase III produces the protein MEATSDTPFKRLPVTIIGTGSYVPERRLTNADLEKMVETSNEWIIERTGIQERRIAAPGEFTSHMGTKAAERALENAGITAEDLDLIIVATVTPDTFTPATACYIQNNLGAKNAIAFDISAACSGFMYAMKTAVQFIGTGQAKTALIIAAEKLSTVVNWEDRSTCVLFGDGSGAAILRLGDQPDDGAILATDIGTDGSLHDLLRIPGGGSACPITPENAHERLATLAMRGNETFRHAVLHMKAAAETVIKRAGLTPDDIALIIPHQANLRIIDAVAQRLRIPQERVFVNLQKYGNTSAAACAIALDEAHREGRFKKGDHIIIVTFGAGLTWAAAAIRW, from the coding sequence ATGGAAGCCACATCAGACACCCCATTCAAAAGATTGCCTGTGACCATTATCGGTACGGGTTCCTATGTTCCCGAACGCCGTTTGACGAATGCCGACTTGGAGAAGATGGTTGAGACGTCAAATGAATGGATTATTGAACGGACCGGGATTCAGGAACGCCGCATTGCCGCCCCGGGTGAGTTTACGTCCCATATGGGGACGAAAGCGGCCGAACGTGCCCTGGAGAATGCGGGGATTACGGCCGAAGATCTGGATTTGATCATTGTGGCGACGGTGACGCCCGATACGTTTACTCCTGCAACGGCGTGCTACATCCAGAATAATCTGGGAGCGAAGAATGCGATTGCTTTTGATATTTCCGCAGCCTGTTCCGGGTTTATGTATGCGATGAAAACGGCTGTGCAGTTTATCGGTACGGGGCAGGCGAAGACGGCGTTGATTATTGCCGCGGAAAAGCTTTCTACTGTGGTTAATTGGGAGGATCGTTCGACGTGCGTGCTTTTTGGCGATGGTTCCGGGGCGGCGATTCTGCGCCTTGGCGACCAGCCGGATGACGGCGCTATTCTGGCGACGGATATCGGCACGGACGGTTCCTTGCACGATTTGCTTCGTATTCCTGGTGGCGGTTCCGCTTGTCCGATTACGCCGGAAAACGCTCATGAACGCCTGGCGACGCTGGCGATGCGTGGTAATGAGACGTTTCGTCATGCTGTATTGCATATGAAGGCTGCGGCGGAAACGGTGATTAAGCGAGCCGGGTTGACTCCGGACGATATTGCTTTGATTATTCCCCATCAGGCCAATTTGCGTATTATTGATGCCGTTGCCCAAAGGCTCCGCATTCCTCAGGAAAGGGTGTTTGTCAACCTTCAGAAATACGGCAATACGTCTGCCGCCGCCTGTGCGATTGCCTTGGATGAGGCGCATCGCGAAGGACGTTTCAAGAAGGGGGATCACATTATTATCGTGACCTTTGGCGCGGGGTTGACTTGGGCTGCTGCGGCGATTCGCTGGTAA